One window of the Pseudofrankia sp. DC12 genome contains the following:
- the hrpB gene encoding ATP-dependent helicase HrpB: MLPDRAATGVDLPVRDVLPALIAALTGDGRSTRGPGAAPDGADAGGAAVLVAPPGTGKTTLVPLALADEVSGRVLVAEPRRVAVRAAARRMASLAGGDAGGDAGGEVGGAVGYTIRGDRRVGPSTRVEVVTTGVLVRRLQRDPELPGTGVVILDECHERHLDADLGLAFLLDVRATLRPDLMVLATSATADTRRLAGLLGGSGPAAPVVGTDAPLFDVDVVWAPAPVAITAAHGLRVDPRLLDHVAATIGRALRETSGDVLVFLPGAGEIAAVAGRIAGHRDSVDVVTLHGQQSGQTQDAALRAGPRRRVVLATAVAESSVTVPGVRVVVDAGLARSPRMDHARGLGSLVTVRVSRSSASQRAGRAGREAPGRVYRCWSAAEHDRLPAQAEPEIAVADLTGFALDLAVWGSPGGAGLELLSDPPAGAMEAAGATLRALGAVDAAGRVTPRGRAIAAVGAHPRLARALIDGTPAVGARRAAEVVAILSGEGPAGAGPSDDLVAAWRRLRANADRAASARWRDEARRLRPAAEPAAPAGKAPDDGVTDDLAAGLVVGLAFPERLARARDQGGATYLMAGGTAAELTGGSALTGAEWLAIAVADRGAGRTSARVRLAVTLDAATAREAGAALLGSVDEVGWSGGDVVARRVDRLGAIVLAERPLAQPDRSLLEAAVLDGLRREGLAVLRWTRDAVGLRERLAFCHRVLGDPWPDVSDAALLEAAPAWLGAELRDARRRADLERVDAGAALRRLLPWPQAGRLDELAPERVEVPSGSRVRLDYGDTGGPVLAVKIAEVFGWERVPAVADGRVPVVLHLLSPAGRPVAVTGDLASFWRSGYPRVRSELRGRYPRHPWPDDPTTAPPTRRVAPRGRPR, from the coding sequence AGGTCAGCGGCCGGGTCCTGGTCGCGGAACCGCGGCGCGTCGCCGTCCGGGCGGCGGCGCGGCGGATGGCTTCCCTCGCCGGCGGCGACGCCGGCGGCGACGCCGGCGGTGAGGTCGGTGGGGCGGTCGGCTACACGATCCGCGGCGACCGCCGAGTGGGGCCGTCCACCCGGGTCGAGGTGGTGACGACGGGGGTGCTCGTCCGGCGGTTGCAGCGCGACCCGGAGCTGCCCGGGACCGGCGTCGTGATCCTTGACGAGTGCCATGAGCGGCACCTCGACGCCGACCTGGGCCTCGCGTTCCTGCTCGACGTCCGCGCGACGTTGCGCCCTGACCTGATGGTGCTCGCGACCTCGGCGACCGCCGACACACGGCGGCTCGCCGGCCTGCTCGGCGGCTCCGGGCCGGCGGCGCCCGTCGTGGGCACGGATGCCCCGCTGTTCGACGTCGACGTGGTCTGGGCCCCGGCACCGGTTGCGATCACGGCGGCGCACGGCCTGCGGGTCGACCCGCGGCTGCTCGACCACGTCGCCGCGACCATCGGGCGGGCCCTGCGGGAGACGTCCGGGGACGTGCTCGTCTTCCTGCCCGGGGCCGGCGAGATCGCCGCGGTCGCCGGCCGGATCGCGGGCCACCGGGACTCGGTGGACGTCGTCACCCTGCACGGCCAGCAGTCCGGCCAGACCCAGGACGCCGCGTTGCGGGCCGGACCACGCCGCCGGGTCGTGCTGGCGACCGCGGTGGCGGAGAGCAGCGTCACCGTGCCCGGGGTCCGGGTCGTGGTCGACGCGGGCCTGGCCCGCTCGCCTCGGATGGATCACGCCCGTGGGCTGGGTTCCCTCGTGACCGTGCGGGTATCGCGGTCGTCCGCCAGCCAGCGGGCCGGCCGCGCCGGTCGGGAGGCGCCGGGCCGGGTGTACCGCTGCTGGTCCGCCGCCGAGCACGACCGGCTGCCCGCCCAGGCCGAACCGGAGATCGCCGTCGCCGACCTGACCGGCTTCGCTCTGGACCTCGCGGTCTGGGGCAGTCCCGGCGGAGCCGGGCTCGAGCTGCTCAGCGACCCGCCGGCGGGCGCGATGGAGGCTGCTGGGGCAACCCTGCGCGCGCTCGGAGCGGTGGACGCCGCCGGGCGCGTGACGCCGCGGGGACGGGCGATCGCCGCGGTGGGGGCGCACCCCCGGCTGGCGAGGGCGCTGATCGACGGCACTCCTGCCGTCGGCGCCCGGCGCGCGGCCGAGGTGGTGGCGATCCTGTCGGGGGAGGGACCGGCGGGCGCGGGGCCGTCCGACGACCTCGTGGCGGCCTGGCGCCGCCTGCGCGCGAACGCCGACCGGGCCGCGTCCGCCCGGTGGCGGGACGAAGCCCGGCGGTTGCGCCCGGCCGCCGAGCCGGCCGCCCCCGCCGGCAAAGCGCCTGATGACGGGGTCACCGACGACCTCGCGGCGGGGCTCGTCGTCGGGCTCGCCTTCCCGGAGCGGCTCGCCCGGGCGCGCGACCAGGGCGGGGCAACTTACCTGATGGCCGGTGGAACAGCCGCGGAGCTGACCGGCGGCTCGGCCCTCACCGGCGCGGAGTGGCTGGCCATCGCGGTCGCGGACCGCGGCGCCGGGCGAACCTCGGCCCGCGTGCGCCTGGCCGTCACGCTCGACGCGGCGACCGCACGCGAAGCGGGCGCGGCCCTCCTGGGCAGCGTCGACGAGGTCGGCTGGTCCGGCGGTGACGTCGTCGCCCGCCGGGTCGACCGCCTCGGCGCGATCGTCCTGGCCGAACGCCCGCTGGCCCAGCCCGATCGGTCACTCCTGGAAGCCGCGGTCCTCGACGGGCTGCGCCGGGAGGGGCTCGCGGTGCTGCGGTGGACCCGCGACGCGGTCGGGCTGCGGGAACGGCTCGCCTTCTGCCACCGCGTCCTGGGTGATCCCTGGCCGGACGTGAGCGACGCGGCGCTGCTGGAGGCAGCGCCTGCCTGGCTCGGGGCGGAGCTACGGGACGCGCGGCGTCGCGCGGACCTGGAACGCGTCGACGCCGGGGCGGCGCTGCGACGCCTGCTGCCCTGGCCGCAGGCGGGCCGGTTGGACGAGCTGGCGCCGGAGCGGGTGGAGGTGCCGAGTGGATCGCGGGTGCGGCTCGACTACGGCGATACCGGCGGTCCGGTCCTGGCCGTGAAGATCGCCGAGGTGTTCGGCTGGGAACGGGTGCCGGCCGTCGCGGACGGTCGCGTTCCCGTCGTCCTGCACCTGCTCTCGCCGGCGGGCCGCCCGGTGGCCGTCACAGGCGACCTGGCGTCGTTCTGGCGGTCCGGCTACCCGCGGGTCCGCTCGGAACTGCGGGGGCGCTACCCGCGTCACCCCTGGCCGGATGACCCGACCACGGCGCCCCCGACCCGCCGCGTCGCTCCCCGCGGCCGCCCGAGGTAA